In one Lolium rigidum isolate FL_2022 chromosome 3, APGP_CSIRO_Lrig_0.1, whole genome shotgun sequence genomic region, the following are encoded:
- the LOC124703148 gene encoding myosin-4-like → MDGKAHDVEVLTRRVEELQRERDELRKDIEQLCMQQSGPGYVSVATRMLSQRATALEQDIESLQKKLSGCLRENHNLQEELAEAYRVKSQLADLYGAELSKTKELEQQVRFFQSSVAKAFAERDNSLLECEKAKEREEAMLKMSAVFEERTKEYQSAMEDQKRLNGVLQMELTELKAHAESSLNVILKFYEVRCRECECPSNISFEEKCSILLDDSAENWSFSSDGETSTSKYIASLEEENESLKAKIVKLQSNLRMGFEIEQHLQRNARALEKKQALNDDLVRNGLSALKTVYTHQRVEIMRILEEESLQMSTVVNEIQDKLTQICINAENIGNPVGEMQCCDSSCKDVHVTMDIGPDTSPKDDVPAGHSATVDDSKWLAQALQEKMEALMLFSQEQERYLLENQRNQATIEDLQKNLSQVKDEKVKALMELAKLKEAYLLKCKSTAIDGHGTVDTPKITTGHDQQGMLKTILNRTSLRQWIKKENSNAAHGSSDGNDRTVCKEYSVDLARIKVENATLLESIATMERLTSLVHRLHNVLMKVYDDVKCDSCLDSTYEALNSLITEANLMKTALGAVLPVSWSGDSSGAITSDNLHDSSDSPKSSKSEKVDPLSSASMEMVELLILAADIVKESFMLKR, encoded by the exons ATGGATGGCAAGGCACATGATGTTGAAGTATTAACCCGTCGAGTTGAAGAACTCCAGAGAG AACGTGATGAACTGAGAAAAGATATTGAGCAGTTATGTATGCAACAATCTGGCCCCGGATATGTTTCTGTCGCAACTCGAATGCTTTCACAGAG GGCAACAGCTCTGGAGCAGGATATTGAGAGCCTTCAGAAGAAGTTAAGTGGATGCTTAAGAGAGAACCATAATTTGCAAGAGGAGCTTGCTGAGGCTTATCGAGTTAAG AGCCAGCTTGCTGATTTATATGGTGCTGAGCTATCAAAG ACCAAGGAGCTAGAGCAGCAAGTGAGGTTTTTCCAGAGCAGCGTTGCTAAAGCATTCGCTGAACGAGATAATTCATTGTTGGAG TGTGAGAAAGCAAAGGAGCGAGAAGAAGCAATGTTAAAAATGTCTGCTGTCTTTGAGGAAAG GACGAAAGAATATCAATCTGCAATGGAAGATCAGAAACGGTTGAATGGTGTCTTGCAAATGGAGTTGACAGAATTAAAAGCGCATGCCGAATCTTCCTTGAAT GTTATTCTAAAATTCTATGAAGTTCGTTGCAGAGAATGTGAATGCCCTTCAAACATTAGTTTTGAAGAGAAATGTTCAATTCTGTTAGATGATTCAGCTGAGAATTGGAGTTTCAGCTCAGATGGAGAAACCTCAACTTCGAAGTACATT GCATCTCTAGAAGAGGAGAATGAGTCTCTTAAAGCTAAAATAGTTAAATTGCAAAGCAATCTAAGAATG GGGTTTGAAATTGAACAACATTTGCAAAGAAATGCACGGGCATTAGAAAAGAAACAG GCACTCAATGATGATCTTGTGAGAAATGGACTGTCAGCCCTTAAAACAGTCTATACACATCAAAGGGTTgaaattatgagaatattggaagAAGAATCACTTCAAATGAGCACTGTTGTTAATGAGATTCAAGACAAGTTAACTCAAATTTGCATCAACGCTGAGAACATTGGTAACCCTGTTGGAGAGATGCAATGCTGTGACAGTAGCTGTAAAGATGTCCATGTTACTATGGATATCGGCCCTGACACCAGCCCTAAG GATGATGTTCCTGCAGGTCATTCTGCAACAGTTGATGATTCAAAATGGCTTGCTCAAGCTTTGCAGGAGAAG ATGGAGGCTCTTATGCTTTTCTCACAGGAACAAGAACGATACCTGCTAGAAAACCAGAGGAATCAAGCTACTATAGAGGACCTTCAGAAGAACTTATCTCAA GTTAAAGATGAAAAGGTGAAGGCCCTCATGGAATTAGCAAAACTGAAAGAAGCATATCTCCTGAAATG CAAATCTACAGCGATTGATGGTCATGGTACTGTTGACACTCCGAAAATCACTACTGGGCATGACCAACAAGGGATGCTGAAGACTATTCTTAACAGGACATCTCTGAGACAGTGGATAAAAAAAGAGAACAGTAATGCTGCGCACGGGAGCTCAGATGGAAACGATCGTACAGTTTGTAAAGAGTACTCAGTAGATCTTGCTAG GATAAAAGTTGAAAATGCTACCCTGTTGGAAAGTATTGCTACTATGGAACGTCTCACTTCTTTGGTTCATAGGCTGCATAATGTGCTTATGAAG GTATATGATGATGTCAAATGCGATAGTTGTTTGGATAGTACTTATGAAGCGTTGAACAGTCTTATAACCGAAGCAAACCTTATGAAGACAGCTCTTGGTGCCGTTCTTCCGGTAAGCTGGTCAGGGGATTCATCAGGAGCTATCACTTCTGATAATCTGCATGATTCATCTGACTCACCAAAATCGTCGAAGTCCGAAAAAGTGGACCCCCTCAGTTCGGCGAGCATGGAGATGGTGGAGCTACTTATATTAGCTGCTGATATTGTTAAAGAGAGCTTTATGTTGAAGAGATAA